Proteins from one Flavobacterium sp. N2038 genomic window:
- the dinB gene encoding DNA polymerase IV, producing the protein MARAIVHMDLDTFFVSCERLTNSQLEGIPLIIGGGDRGVVASCSYEARRFGVRSAMPIRMAMKLCPDAKIMKGDIELYSRLSHDVTEILQEKAPVLEKASIDEFYLDITGMDRFHGSYKWTDELAQKVIKETGLPISFSLSINKTVSKIATGEGKPRGNLEIPEQDVQAFLNPLSIQKIPMVGTVTFQLLSRIGVRTIQTLSEMPAEVLQQMIGKNGLDIWKKAHGIDHTPVEPYNERKSISTEHTFTQDTIDIIKLKRILQGMVEKLAFQLRSEQWLTSTITVKIRYANFDTETKQSKIAYTSADHILNKNAADLFDKVYQRRMRLRLIGVRFSGLVRGTYQINLFEDTQEMLSLYAAMDKMKSRYGFDAVMRCAGASIKPNTKDEILKRIK; encoded by the coding sequence ATGGCAAGGGCAATTGTACATATGGATCTGGATACCTTTTTTGTATCCTGTGAGCGACTCACAAATTCGCAACTCGAGGGAATTCCGCTTATTATTGGCGGTGGCGATCGTGGTGTTGTTGCATCTTGTTCATACGAAGCCCGTCGTTTTGGCGTTCGTTCTGCCATGCCAATTCGTATGGCAATGAAACTTTGTCCAGACGCAAAAATCATGAAAGGTGATATCGAATTATATTCCCGATTATCTCATGATGTTACCGAAATTCTTCAGGAAAAAGCACCTGTTTTGGAAAAAGCAAGCATTGATGAATTTTATCTTGATATTACCGGAATGGACCGTTTTCACGGAAGTTATAAATGGACAGATGAGTTGGCACAAAAAGTAATTAAAGAAACGGGGCTACCTATTAGTTTTTCTTTGTCCATCAATAAAACCGTTTCTAAAATTGCAACAGGCGAAGGCAAACCAAGAGGAAATCTTGAGATTCCGGAACAGGACGTTCAGGCATTTTTGAATCCGTTATCAATTCAGAAAATCCCAATGGTAGGAACGGTAACATTTCAGCTTTTATCCCGAATTGGTGTTCGCACCATTCAGACTTTATCTGAAATGCCTGCCGAAGTTTTGCAACAAATGATTGGTAAAAATGGTCTCGATATCTGGAAAAAAGCCCATGGAATTGACCATACACCTGTAGAACCTTATAACGAGAGAAAATCTATTTCGACTGAACATACTTTTACTCAGGATACAATCGATATTATAAAGCTAAAAAGAATCCTTCAGGGAATGGTGGAAAAACTGGCATTTCAATTAAGATCTGAACAATGGCTAACCTCAACAATTACAGTAAAAATTCGTTATGCCAATTTTGATACTGAGACCAAGCAATCCAAAATCGCTTATACATCAGCAGATCATATTCTGAACAAAAATGCAGCCGATTTATTCGATAAAGTATATCAGCGTCGTATGCGTCTTCGCTTAATTGGTGTTCGTTTCAGCGGATTGGTGCGCGGAACCTATCAAATCAATCTTTTTGAAGATACTCAGGAAATGCTTTCACTATATGCCGCTATGGATAAAATGAAAAGCCGTTATGGTTTTGATGCCGTAATGCGCTGTGCAGGAGCTTCTATTAAACCGAATACGAAAGACGAAATTTTAAAACGCATCAAATAA
- a CDS encoding DNA polymerase III subunit alpha: MYLNCHSFHSLRYGTISLDKLIGQAVSCGVKAMALTDINTVTGIYDFIRECEKNEIKPLVGMEFRCNHQLRYIGLAKNAEGLAEMNRFLTDHNFSGEALPFRAPEFKSTFVIYTLENAPEKLHENEFIGVRPQEVSGLLTSKHKNKISKMVVLQPVTFTNKTEYNLHKILRAIDTNIILSKLTESDYCKTSDIMQPVESLLPFYENYPEIVLNTQRIIDDCNFQYEFGVPRNKKFYTENRQSDIKKLTELAMEGFEWRYGKENTIARRRVEKELKVIDELEFSGYFLITWDIIQFSNSQGFMHIGRGSGANSIIAYCLGITDICPIELDLYFERFLNLNRKSPPDFDIDWSWQERDIILKYIFKKYGKEHVAFCGTNVEFKYRSIFREVGKVFGLPKEELDMLAKNPMTLHETNKIVKLVQQYGMLLEKYPNQRSMHSCGIIISEEPITNYTPLEMPPKGFPIVLFDMHIAEEIGFEKFDILSQRGIGHIDDSVKLIAKNQGIKVDIRNTSISKDETVCNAYLAKGNTIGCFYIESPAMRGLLRRLNCDNYKILVAASSIIRPGVAQSGMMKEYIFRHNNPNQFEYFHEVFKEQLGETYGIMVYQEDVIKIALHYGGLPAADGDILRRAMSGKGRSKEALQKVKDNFFSCCAQKGHPEVLSQEIYRQIESFAGYSFCKAHSASYAVESYQSLYLKVYYPVEFMTAVINNQGGFYRTEVYVHEARMSGGTIHNPCVNKSEYQTTLYGTDIYLGFMHLQSLESKIAHLIESDREKNGEYLSLENFINRIPIGIEGVKILIFIGAFRFTGKTKNQLLVIASLLLNNFKPENRNLMLLQEPVKEYKLPTLERSVFEDAFDEIELLSFPVSCSVFDLLQTKHRGDIMAKDLVKYHKRQIRMLAYLISRKHVPTKKGAMYFGTWIDHEGTYFDTAHFPDSLAQYPFQGGGCYLLLGNVEVDYHFPTITISKMAKMPFIPDPRYMDAKDQYQTQNQIKEDVSLTHRKPYPSGHEINIPRHRLKF; this comes from the coding sequence ATGTATCTTAATTGTCATTCTTTTCATTCTTTGCGTTACGGCACAATTTCTCTTGATAAACTTATCGGGCAAGCTGTTTCTTGTGGCGTAAAAGCAATGGCTCTAACAGATATTAATACTGTAACAGGAATTTATGATTTTATAAGAGAATGTGAGAAAAACGAAATAAAGCCTCTTGTTGGAATGGAATTTCGTTGTAATCATCAATTGCGCTATATTGGATTGGCAAAAAATGCTGAAGGTTTAGCCGAAATGAATCGTTTTTTAACGGACCATAATTTCAGTGGAGAAGCTTTGCCTTTTCGTGCTCCTGAATTTAAATCAACTTTTGTTATTTATACTTTAGAAAATGCTCCTGAAAAACTACATGAAAATGAATTTATCGGAGTTCGTCCTCAAGAAGTTTCAGGTCTTCTAACTTCAAAACATAAAAATAAAATCTCTAAAATGGTTGTTTTGCAACCTGTGACTTTTACCAATAAAACAGAATACAATCTGCATAAAATTCTTCGGGCAATTGATACCAATATTATTTTATCAAAACTTACTGAATCTGATTATTGCAAAACTTCAGATATCATGCAGCCTGTAGAATCTCTTTTGCCATTCTACGAAAATTACCCCGAAATTGTATTAAACACACAACGTATTATTGATGATTGTAATTTTCAATATGAATTTGGTGTTCCAAGAAATAAAAAATTTTATACTGAAAACCGTCAGAGCGACATAAAAAAACTAACCGAATTGGCAATGGAAGGTTTTGAATGGCGTTATGGAAAAGAAAACACAATTGCCAGAAGACGCGTCGAAAAAGAATTAAAAGTTATTGATGAACTGGAATTCAGTGGTTATTTTTTAATTACCTGGGATATCATTCAATTCAGCAACAGCCAGGGATTTATGCACATTGGACGCGGAAGCGGCGCCAACAGCATTATAGCCTACTGTCTCGGCATTACAGATATATGTCCGATCGAACTTGATCTGTATTTTGAGCGTTTTTTAAACCTCAACCGAAAAAGCCCTCCCGATTTTGATATTGACTGGAGCTGGCAGGAACGTGATATAATCCTGAAATATATATTTAAAAAATACGGTAAAGAACATGTTGCCTTTTGTGGCACCAATGTCGAATTTAAATACCGGTCTATTTTCAGGGAAGTTGGAAAAGTTTTTGGTCTTCCGAAAGAAGAACTCGATATGCTGGCTAAAAATCCTATGACATTGCATGAAACAAACAAAATTGTAAAACTGGTTCAGCAATACGGAATGTTACTCGAAAAATACCCCAATCAACGCAGCATGCATTCCTGCGGGATTATTATTTCTGAAGAACCTATTACAAATTATACCCCTCTGGAAATGCCTCCAAAAGGATTTCCGATTGTGCTTTTTGATATGCATATTGCGGAAGAAATTGGTTTTGAAAAATTTGACATTCTAAGTCAGCGTGGTATTGGCCATATTGACGACAGCGTAAAACTAATTGCCAAAAATCAAGGTATAAAAGTAGATATTCGAAATACTTCGATTTCTAAAGATGAAACTGTATGCAATGCTTATCTGGCAAAAGGAAATACCATAGGCTGTTTTTATATCGAAAGTCCCGCTATGCGAGGTTTATTACGCCGACTGAATTGTGATAATTACAAAATTCTGGTTGCCGCATCTTCTATCATCCGTCCCGGCGTTGCACAATCCGGAATGATGAAAGAATATATTTTTCGTCATAATAACCCGAATCAATTTGAATATTTTCATGAAGTTTTCAAAGAACAGCTTGGCGAAACTTACGGTATTATGGTATATCAGGAAGATGTTATCAAAATCGCTTTGCATTACGGCGGACTTCCTGCGGCTGATGGCGATATTCTGCGTCGCGCTATGTCTGGAAAAGGACGCTCTAAAGAAGCTTTGCAAAAAGTAAAAGATAATTTCTTTTCCTGCTGTGCACAAAAAGGACATCCCGAAGTTTTGAGTCAGGAAATTTACCGTCAGATTGAATCTTTTGCAGGATATTCTTTCTGTAAAGCGCACTCGGCTTCATACGCTGTCGAGAGTTATCAGAGTTTATATCTAAAAGTGTATTACCCTGTAGAATTTATGACAGCGGTAATCAACAATCAGGGTGGTTTTTACAGAACCGAAGTTTATGTACATGAAGCCCGAATGTCTGGTGGCACCATTCATAATCCTTGTGTAAATAAAAGCGAATATCAAACGACTTTATACGGCACTGATATTTATCTCGGTTTTATGCATTTACAGAGCCTGGAGTCTAAAATTGCTCATTTAATTGAATCTGACAGGGAAAAAAATGGCGAATATCTTTCTTTAGAAAATTTCATCAATCGTATTCCGATAGGTATTGAAGGCGTAAAAATACTGATTTTCATTGGAGCATTTCGTTTTACCGGAAAAACCAAAAATCAGCTTTTAGTCATTGCAAGTTTGCTTTTAAACAATTTCAAACCAGAAAACAGAAATCTCATGCTCTTGCAGGAACCTGTTAAAGAATATAAACTTCCAACTCTGGAGCGTTCGGTTTTTGAAGATGCTTTTGATGAAATTGAACTTTTAAGCTTCCCCGTTTCCTGCAGTGTTTTTGATTTATTACAAACCAAACATCGCGGTGATATTATGGCAAAAGACTTAGTAAAATATCATAAAAGACAAATCAGAATGTTGGCGTATTTAATTTCAAGAAAACATGTTCCTACTAAAAAAGGAGCAATGTATTTTGGCACCTGGATTGATCACGAGGGGACTTATTTTGATACGGCACATTTTCCGGATAGCCTGGCGCAGTACCCTTTTCAGGGTGGAGGCTGTTATCTATTGTTAGGCAATGTCGAAGTCGATTACCACTTCCCTACCATTACGATTAGTAAAATGGCAAAAATGCCTTTTATTCCTGATCCTCGATATATGGATGCTAAAGATCAGTATCAAACACAAAATCAGATTAAAGAAGATGTTAGCCTCACACATAGAAAACCGTATCCTTCAGGACATGAGATTAACATTCCAAGACACCGACTGAAATTTTAA